One bacterium DNA segment encodes these proteins:
- a CDS encoding LysM peptidoglycan-binding domain-containing M23 family metallopeptidase, translating to MMGSPPRARPCRPATPLVARRALVLVLAAALVLALATGCAGGVNGNPGVIHHVARGENLYRIGLRYGVPAKEIARVNGIRDVTELRVGQRLFIPKGGGKRTPNVSAKKRDREPRLSGNTAEARRRAEKSRKEKRGLELAWPVKGKLSSKFGRRWGRNHEGIDISAPTGTPIVAAEAGRVTFAGRKGAYGKVVIVKHAGRYRTLYAHASKLVVRSGQFVERGQKIAEVGSTGRSTAPHLHFEVVRAGNKQNPLGYLP from the coding sequence ATGATGGGATCGCCTCCTCGAGCGCGCCCGTGCCGTCCCGCGACACCCCTCGTCGCGCGGCGCGCGCTCGTTCTGGTTCTGGCCGCTGCCCTCGTCCTGGCGTTGGCCACCGGCTGCGCCGGTGGCGTGAATGGCAACCCCGGCGTGATCCATCACGTCGCTCGGGGCGAGAATCTCTACCGGATCGGGCTGCGCTACGGCGTACCCGCCAAGGAGATCGCGCGGGTCAACGGCATCCGCGACGTGACCGAGCTCCGTGTCGGACAACGGCTCTTCATTCCGAAGGGGGGCGGCAAGCGGACGCCCAACGTCTCGGCGAAGAAGCGCGATCGCGAGCCGCGACTCTCGGGCAACACGGCGGAGGCGCGTCGTCGCGCCGAGAAGAGCCGCAAGGAGAAGCGGGGTCTCGAGCTCGCCTGGCCGGTCAAGGGGAAGCTCAGCTCCAAGTTCGGACGTCGCTGGGGACGCAACCACGAGGGCATCGACATCTCGGCCCCGACCGGCACGCCGATCGTCGCCGCCGAGGCCGGCCGCGTGACCTTCGCGGGACGAAAGGGCGCCTACGGCAAGGTGGTCATCGTGAAGCACGCGGGTCGCTACCGCACGCTCTACGCCCACGCGAGCAAGCTCGTCGTGCGCAGCGGTCAGTTCGTCGAGCGCGGCCAGAAGATCGCCGAGGTCGGCTCGACCGGACGCTCGACGGCGCCGCACCTCCACTTCGAGGTCGTGCGCGCGGGGAACAAGCAGAACCCGCTCGGCTACCTGCCGTAG
- a CDS encoding EAL domain-containing protein, whose product MPEERQIDVAIWSATDDERVAEIVRHLEAGGLHVYDLARSRLDPMVVLLLPGAGGLEFAATCEQIVETFPGAPAIVLHTPQSENAHPCVDHHVFELLPASIDFARVADHVRAVLARWQRFEELKSQATTLQQLESTMDLVYFDFRPDTGTFCPSPQLQRLIGYDDDGDTMAPTPLLDCIHTDDRALFAGTLFEAARSSTPFCVQIRLTDVNGKQRHFRTRGRAFGAIHEGSSSRVFGVCEDTTDHMQRLAEAEARSRIDELTGLGNRRHFDDCLANALARAKREREQLALLYIDLDRFKLINDTLGHDAGDQLLRVVSARLSDSVRAHDVVCLDHDGSANQEGLVSRLGGDEFTVLLSGIHGPADAERVAARMLSAMQQPVDLLGQTLTPSASAGIAVYPGDGQTPDDLRKRADAALYAAKGNGGGFRFFTQSMEDGAIRRLSLENELRAALDREEIELHYQPRVDYRTDRIVGAEALLRWSSPTLGRVSPDEVLRIAEDTGFITSLGRWTLMRACQEGAMWLASCDEPIRLSVNVSPLQFEQDDVFTAVVDALKHAGLPPQLLDLEITESLLLRDDDTTASSLEELRRMGVRIVLDDFGKGYSALAVLMSQPIDVLKLDRRLVDTIAPDGEGSQLLANVIRMAQDLHLHPIAEGVSHADQAEFLAAQGCHEMQGFHFSGAIPAQAFREKLEADR is encoded by the coding sequence ATGCCCGAAGAGCGGCAAATCGACGTCGCGATCTGGAGTGCGACCGACGACGAGCGCGTCGCGGAGATCGTCCGCCACCTGGAAGCCGGCGGACTCCACGTGTACGACCTCGCGCGCTCGCGACTCGACCCGATGGTCGTGCTCCTCCTGCCCGGTGCAGGCGGCCTCGAGTTCGCGGCCACCTGCGAGCAGATCGTCGAGACGTTTCCCGGTGCGCCCGCCATCGTGCTGCACACCCCGCAGAGCGAGAACGCGCATCCCTGCGTCGACCATCACGTCTTCGAGCTCCTCCCGGCGTCGATCGACTTCGCACGGGTCGCCGACCACGTCCGCGCCGTGCTCGCGCGCTGGCAGCGGTTCGAGGAGCTCAAGAGCCAGGCCACGACGCTCCAGCAGCTCGAGTCGACGATGGACCTCGTCTACTTCGACTTCCGACCGGACACCGGCACCTTCTGTCCGTCGCCCCAGCTCCAGCGCCTGATCGGCTACGACGACGACGGCGACACGATGGCGCCGACGCCGCTCCTCGACTGCATCCACACCGACGACCGCGCGCTCTTCGCCGGCACGCTCTTCGAGGCGGCCCGGTCGAGCACCCCCTTCTGCGTCCAGATCCGGCTGACCGACGTGAACGGAAAGCAGCGGCATTTCCGTACGCGTGGCAGGGCTTTCGGAGCGATCCATGAAGGAAGTTCTTCGCGCGTCTTCGGCGTGTGCGAGGACACGACCGACCACATGCAGCGGCTCGCCGAGGCCGAGGCGCGGAGTCGCATCGACGAGCTGACGGGACTCGGCAACCGCCGCCACTTCGACGATTGCCTGGCCAACGCGCTCGCCCGAGCCAAGCGCGAACGCGAGCAGCTGGCCCTCCTCTACATCGATCTCGACCGCTTCAAGCTGATCAACGACACCCTCGGACACGATGCGGGCGACCAGCTCCTTCGCGTGGTCTCCGCGCGGCTCTCGGACTCCGTCCGCGCCCATGACGTGGTCTGTCTCGATCACGACGGCAGCGCAAACCAGGAAGGCCTGGTCTCCCGACTCGGCGGCGACGAGTTCACCGTCCTGCTCTCGGGCATCCACGGCCCCGCCGATGCGGAGCGCGTCGCCGCACGAATGTTATCGGCGATGCAGCAGCCCGTGGATCTGCTGGGCCAGACCCTCACCCCCTCTGCCTCCGCGGGCATCGCGGTCTATCCGGGCGACGGTCAGACCCCCGACGATCTCCGCAAGCGGGCCGATGCCGCGCTCTACGCGGCCAAGGGCAACGGCGGCGGCTTTCGTTTCTTCACCCAGTCGATGGAAGACGGCGCGATCCGACGCCTCTCCCTCGAGAACGAGCTCCGCGCCGCCCTCGACCGCGAAGAGATCGAGCTCCATTATCAGCCGCGGGTCGACTACCGAACGGACCGGATCGTGGGCGCGGAGGCCCTCCTCCGCTGGTCCTCGCCGACGCTCGGCCGGGTCTCGCCGGACGAGGTCCTGCGCATCGCCGAGGACACGGGCTTCATCACGAGCCTCGGTCGATGGACGCTCATGCGAGCCTGCCAGGAAGGCGCGATGTGGCTCGCGAGCTGCGACGAGCCCATCCGCCTCTCCGTCAACGTCTCGCCGCTCCAGTTCGAGCAGGACGACGTCTTCACGGCCGTCGTCGACGCCCTGAAGCACGCCGGCCTTCCGCCGCAGCTCCTCGACCTCGAGATCACCGAGAGTCTCCTGCTCCGGGACGACGACACGACGGCCTCGAGCCTCGAAGAGCTGCGCCGCATGGGCGTCCGAATCGTCCTCGACGACTTCGGCAAGGGCTACTCGGCCCTCGCCGTCCTGATGAGCCAGCCGATCGACGTGCTGAAGCTCGACCGTCGCCTCGTCGACACGATCGCGCCGGACGGCGAAGGCAGTCAGCTGCTCGCCAACGTGATCCGCATGGCGCAGGACCTCCACCTGCACCCCATCGCCGAAGGCGTGAGCCACGCCGACCAGGCCGAGTTCCTCGCTGCGCAGGGCTGCCACGAGATGCAGGGCTTCCACTTCTCCGGCGCGATCCCCGCGCAGGCCTTCCGGGAGAAGCTCGAAGCCGATCGCTAG